A stretch of the Thermoproteales archaeon genome encodes the following:
- a CDS encoding MFS transporter, with amino-acid sequence MSKSPTLPLYADELGLSVTDIGLVAAASTITGIFTNVIAGSLSDIYGRKRLLLASGLFFSTAPFMYFIARNAPLLAAVRAYHGLATAIFTPVAFALIADLHKTDRGEKMGLFSSTTIVSRLIAPALAGYIITFYDFPLVFTICGVSGIVALAMIFRIEDQNVSHIVIEKPSLASGISKILSSSALFIAGIVNATVYFAMQSIETFLPLFLKFLEVDPFITGILFSIEMATIALSKPYFGKLSDKYGRTGFILAGLAFSGSGMVAIAYSRNLILTTTAIVLFSMGVAMVTSSIMPLASELVPKEFHGAAMGALETIKDVGQGLGPIVTSLAIAYMGFREAFLISAFILFIVLILFKYLLK; translated from the coding sequence ATGTCCAAGTCCCCAACGTTGCCTCTATACGCCGACGAGCTGGGCTTATCGGTTACAGATATCGGCTTAGTAGCCGCTGCTTCCACGATAACTGGGATATTTACTAACGTGATTGCAGGTTCTTTATCAGATATTTATGGGAGAAAAAGGCTTCTACTGGCAAGCGGGTTGTTTTTCTCCACCGCGCCTTTTATGTATTTTATTGCTAGAAATGCGCCGCTTCTAGCTGCTGTCAGAGCTTACCATGGCCTTGCAACGGCTATTTTTACGCCTGTAGCTTTTGCATTGATAGCAGACTTGCACAAAACAGATAGAGGGGAGAAAATGGGTCTTTTTTCTTCAACCACTATAGTTAGTAGGCTAATTGCCCCTGCTTTAGCAGGTTACATTATTACTTTCTATGATTTTCCTCTAGTTTTTACAATTTGCGGCGTCAGCGGTATAGTTGCTCTAGCGATGATTTTCAGAATTGAAGATCAAAACGTTTCACATATTGTGATTGAGAAGCCTTCTCTCGCCTCTGGTATAAGCAAAATTCTCTCATCATCCGCATTATTTATTGCAGGCATTGTCAATGCGACCGTCTACTTTGCTATGCAAAGCATAGAAACTTTTCTCCCCTTATTCTTAAAATTTTTAGAAGTTGATCCCTTTATCACCGGTATCCTTTTTTCGATAGAAATGGCTACAATTGCATTGTCTAAACCTTATTTTGGAAAACTTTCGGATAAATATGGAAGAACGGGCTTTATTCTAGCCGGATTAGCTTTTTCAGGCTCGGGAATGGTAGCTATAGCTTATAGTAGAAACCTCATTTTAACAACTACCGCTATAGTCCTTTTTTCGATGGGCGTTGCCATGGTAACCTCATCTATAATGCCACTGGCTTCAGAACTCGTTCCTAAAGAATTTCATGGAGCGGCTATGGGAGCGCTGGAAACTATAAAAGACGTAGGACAGGGCTTAGGTCCTATAGTAACAAGCTTAGCAATAGCTTATATGGGATTTAGAGAGGCTTTTCTTATTTCGGCTTTTATACTTTTTATTGTTTTAATACTATTCAAATATTTACTGAAATAA
- a CDS encoding alkaline phosphatase family protein, producing RNGDLQNLSNYFADGVFVENVITCFPTVSESAEGGIISGYFSGETNMIGERYFSRKSKTIKHYKYNAEARQDFNPKLINKTIDAIIGESIGMGRIIHTANENIEDLKALQYERKGSLKIVKRRIEIASRIILSRKPRLFFFTVSADYISHVYGRNSAEVKEFIKEFDKNFLFLAENLDEAYGKDNYLIFIFSDHGSANVSRHLDLTAILVENGFNPATTDLLTERKYVNCAALSNGRRMGLLYFAHPEYGWSRKISYKQLRSYPHKGEKVDLLKMFASLDGVEQAFAKRDSKSVMVVSRDGEGLIQYDSINKKYKYTVLEGSDPLGYEMEPAWMSEEEWLRATFCSEYPDAVVQLYNMFKSKNCGDIVLNAASGWDFWEPWDISYPVLKASHGGLSKDEMATFLLTKGPFMKKATLEYARLIDIFATIAAYYNASDLTANSHAVERIF from the coding sequence AGGAATGGCGATCTTCAAAACCTATCCAATTACTTTGCTGACGGAGTTTTTGTCGAAAACGTTATAACGTGTTTCCCAACGGTATCGGAGTCGGCTGAAGGAGGTATAATTTCGGGATACTTTTCAGGAGAAACTAACATGATTGGAGAAAGATACTTTTCCAGAAAATCAAAAACTATAAAACATTACAAGTATAATGCAGAGGCAAGGCAGGATTTTAATCCAAAGCTTATAAACAAGACGATAGATGCGATAATAGGCGAAAGCATAGGAATGGGTAGAATAATACACACCGCAAACGAAAATATAGAGGATCTCAAAGCACTACAATATGAGAGGAAAGGGTCTCTTAAAATAGTTAAAAGGAGAATAGAAATAGCTTCTAGAATAATTTTATCCAGGAAACCGCGCCTGTTCTTCTTTACAGTATCCGCTGACTACATATCCCACGTTTATGGGAGAAATAGCGCAGAAGTTAAAGAATTTATTAAAGAATTCGATAAAAATTTTCTATTTCTCGCGGAAAATCTAGATGAGGCATACGGAAAAGATAACTATCTAATCTTCATATTTTCAGATCATGGATCTGCCAACGTTTCAAGACACTTAGATCTCACCGCAATTCTCGTGGAGAATGGTTTCAACCCGGCAACTACAGATTTACTAACAGAACGGAAATACGTCAACTGCGCCGCATTGTCAAATGGCCGTAGAATGGGCCTTTTATATTTTGCACATCCAGAATATGGATGGAGTAGAAAAATAAGCTACAAACAGTTGAGAAGCTATCCTCACAAGGGCGAGAAAGTAGATTTACTGAAAATGTTTGCTAGCTTAGATGGAGTAGAGCAGGCATTTGCAAAACGAGACTCAAAATCCGTTATGGTAGTTTCTAGAGATGGGGAAGGCTTGATACAATACGATTCTATCAATAAAAAATACAAGTATACAGTGCTGGAAGGATCTGACCCCCTGGGCTACGAAATGGAGCCAGCATGGATGAGCGAGGAAGAATGGCTAAGAGCAACTTTCTGTAGCGAATATCCTGACGCTGTAGTTCAATTGTATAACATGTTTAAATCCAAAAATTGCGGAGATATAGTTTTAAACGCTGCAAGCGGCTGGGATTTTTGGGAGCCATGGGATATTTCGTATCCAGTTTTAAAAGCTTCACATGGAGGTTTGTCAAAAGATGAAATGGCTACGTTTCTACTTACTAAAGGCCCCTTCATGAAAAAGGCTACTTTGGAATACGCGCGCTTGATAGATATATTCGCTACGATAGCCGCATATTATAACGCTAGCGATTTAACAGCTAACTCGCATGCTGTAGAGAGAATATTTTAG